Within the Epinephelus lanceolatus isolate andai-2023 chromosome 22, ASM4190304v1, whole genome shotgun sequence genome, the region GGAAGACACTCAAATAAAACTCCCTGCCTAGAGATTAAAACTCAGACTTTTCAAAAGTCCAGTGCCTCTGGCACGTTTCATGTTCAgggttttttcctgtttttgttcgTTGTGTGTCGTTTTAAGGGAGATCGCACCATTCAAACACTCGTTTTTCCCCATTGTCACTTCAGAGACATTGAAGTGCCACCTGGTTTAAAAGGCAGAATTTGGTTTGTGTAACAACTGCAGACAATTTGGTTAGACTCCATTCCGCCTCGCTCTCACCTGTTAAATCTCTTTGTGCAACACTTGCCAAATCTATCCTGCACTTAGTCCAGGCAAGACAAAGACTAGCAGGAGGTCAAGAACCCATGCTGAGAGTCTCCAGGGTCTATCCTGTCTGACACCAGCTCTGACGACTGATCAGGCCTGTTTTACACTCCTAAGCTAGATCCCCTGCCAGCTCCGAGCCCTGTATAAACTGCATGGGAGGGGAGCAGCCAAGGCTCAGCCAACACAAGCaggaggtgtgtgtttttgtgtgtgtgtgtgtgtgtgtgggtgggagaAAAGACTTACCAGGACGAGGGGCGTCTGTCAGGTGAGCTGGAGAGGGAGCGCCTCCGGTAGTGCGAGGAGGAGCTGCGGGAGCCGGAGTAGGAGCGAGAACGGGAGCGGGATCCGCTGCTGGTCCAGCAGAAAGGCCTGCTGGgcgagaggaggagggaggaaggtggGGAGACGGAGCCTCGTGAAGGGGAGCAGCTGGATGGTGGGgaacaggagggagagcaggggGGGCAGTCAAAGAGTAGTTCCAGAGGGGTGCCCTCCCACGGATAGAGGAAGCGACTCTCACGGCCCTCACCCAGCTCAAGCTCATCCTGGAAGGGCAGGAACCCTGGGTGCAGGTAGCTGGAGCCAGCCAGCCTCTGGGGGTAGTAGCCATTCTCTCCCTCCTCAAGGGACTTTGGGGCTGCAGCCTTACTTGGTTTGCTGCCTGGTTCTCTCTCCTGGCCACCCTGGTTATAAAGAGCGTGTAAGGGGTGGCCAAAGTGCTTGTTGAGTTCTGCTCTGATTTCCTGGTCACACAGGAGCTTCCGGCTGATGGCAGAAGAGTGTTGTTGGTCCCAGTCAGTGTTGGCCTCTTGTGAGGGGATCTGGGTGGTTTGTGTAAGGGTCTGCTTCCCTAACTCCTGGACCCGGGCTGCTTCTCCATTCACAGAGGCAACATTTTGCTGCTTAGCCAAAGGACCAGATGAAGCTGATGATGGAGAacaagaagatgaagatgaagaggatgGTGGCATGGCTGAGTCCTTACATTCGACATGCCTGTCCTCCGCTTTGCCTGCAGTAGGCATGGGAGCAGCGGTGGCACCTGAGGTGGCTGTCATTTCCGCTGCTGTAGTCATGGTAACAGTGGCTGTGCTGCCGTCCTTCTTAGCTCTAGCTTGGCAATAGTCATGGTCACTGTAGCCGCGGGGCGCCGCCCGCTTATTGTTGCTAGTGCTGGGATGCTCCTCAAGGCCGCCCCCGACAGTGTGTTGGGTGACGGAGTAAGGTAGCGTGGTGGACGCTTTGCTCAGCTGGGCATAAAGCTCAGTCTGTTCGGGACCCTTCCTGGTGGGGCCCCCGCCTGAGGCACCTGGGGCCGGGGCCAGAGCGCCGGGGCCCAATTCGCTCAGCCTGGCTCTTTTGCATGCCAAGGCCGATGAGGAACATGAAGACAACTTGGTTTTGAGCGATGCTTTGAAAGGATTCTCTTGACTGGCTTTGTGTGGGGGCGTGGTAGGTGGTGTCAGACCTGCAGGGGGAGGGAAAGACAGAGGTTGGTGGAGAGGTGGGGggcaatgaaatgaaaatggaatcaTAATGCAAgtacccccctctccctccttctctctctcatctaTAAACTCCCAGGTCAGTTTATGGACAGTGGACACAGATACATGCCTGATTAAAATATTCACTTTCACTTGGCCTAATCCTGATCTCTATTTTATTGCAATCTTGACAGATTAATGTAATGCTTGGTGTAACTTAATACGGTGGTGCTGTAATACGGATGACTTGCCATCCCCTTCCTCTCTGACCTTGGAAAGATcccttttcatggaaaaaaaaaaaacaaaacacaacacaaaacccTGCAGAGGACAAACGTAATGCAGccgatgaaaaaaaaattaaagtacaTGTATCATATCTCTGCCTGCCGCACATAAATGTCTCCACTGGACAGCGGCCAATTCATCTGAATAAAAACCAAAGACCTTTTTTATCGGTCTGAAAGAACAATTACTGACATGACGCTGTGCATGTTTCAAGATTATCCAGCACTGTCTCCTTTTTCTGTGAAACAAAGTAGGAAGAAATGTTAGCATGCCTGGTGATGTTGCCATGCTATGTCATGGAAGCAAAGGAAGAACTGGCGAATGGGATGTCATTCTTCTCAGATGGCATGTCCCTACTGCTTGCCCCCCCATCTTTCCCCAGCCTCCTACAGATTTACAACCAGACAGATGGCAGTTATATGGGAAGTCCTGAGATGAGCCCACTTTATAGCATTGTTAATGCACTCACACAAACAGCCGCCACCAttactctctccctctcttccctctcctcctttaGTCTTGTATTCTCgcctttttcctctcttcctgtctgccaTCTTCCCTGGATCAATCTCTATTTCACCCTTTCCGTCTCTCGGCATCCTATCCTGTTTCTGTCTCACGCAGAACAAatgtgcccacacacacacgcgcgcgctcGTCACTAACAGTCTCTCACTGGAGTCAAGCACTTTGAAACACCTACGCTCTCCCCTCTTCTTTGCCTTTCTTATAATGCACATCATTCTTCCCTTGCTGGTGAATTGCACCAAATGACAGCTATTAGTATCAAATCCAGTGTTAGAGTATGCATGGCGGAGACAGCTTGGCAAAGAGGGTGCGGGAGCCCGATACATAAATATGCAAGTTTCTGAAACCACTTGCTGTGTTTGGAATGCCTGATCCAACGGCTTATCATCCTACTTATTATCTGGATGTGTCTGTAAGTAGGACTGCAAGCCCCCACTCCCCTCTTTTTCCCTGCTTGTCTCCCCTCTTCTCTCAGCTCTGATAATGATATAGgcatatagatatatatacattaCGCCAATGAAATGAGCTATGAAAAGGAGAAGGCAGAGAGGGAGGTGGGGGGCTACACAATGCCTGAGGAACTTCTGTTTCGCCAATGAAGCGCCATCTGTCCAAAACAATGTGCGCGTGGGGTCATAAACTAGGAGCCATTAGCAACGGGGGTGAAATAAATCAGAATTAGATAAATATGTGCCTCTCAGTCAAACTTGCTAGTGATGGATGAGCCGCAGACACAAACACCAATCATATAGCCACCGGAGAGAAAACGGTGAGGCAAGTGaacaagacagaaagaaagaggaggggCTTGTAATCTTTTTTTCCTGTCCGGCTGTAAATTGCAAGGAGACCTCGGAGCGAATAAAAACTCCACGCTTAAAGAGTTGATCCGGCGGTAAGCCATGcaaacagcaacacacagaCCACCCCGGTGTCATGAGATACAGTAATTAAAGACAACAAGGCAGTGTAGGGTAAATCTATTAGCTTGGCAGAGATTAGGCCACAACAGTCAGATCCCAGGGGGCTTACTGCCTGTTGTAGCCTTTACTGTACCTATCTGAGAGGTGTCAAGACAACATGCTGCCAACAGTCCAAAAGTTGATTTTGTTTAGTATTAAACATTTGGCTCAGAACACGATGTACGGGTCCAactgataattaaaattatCTTTCTATGAAAGAGtaaccactactactactacaactcaTCATAAAGGCATAAAATAATTAACTGGCAGCAATTCATGGAAAGTTCCATCAGTGAGTTGTCGACCTGCCTTGAAGGTGGACGTTTTGAGTGTAAATCTGCAAAGGACGTGTAACTCCGGACCTCAAAGCTCTCGCCTCCGCTTACCGGGATCTGTATCCATCTGTCTCATGCAGCACGAGACTCAAAAGCCAATCCCTAAGTAGGAAAGGGGCTCAGTATCCTGGAGCTTTCTGGACTAATGACTTTTCCTGCTAATATTCAATTCTAAATTTGCTTAGGATAGTAAAGTCAGGTGAAGGGCTTTATTTGACCGTGCTTGTAAAATGGACGCAGTGGAACAAAACGGACGCCCAGACTTGGCCACAGGTCAATAAACTCACCCACGTGCAGTAAAACAGGAAGAAATATTAACCGTGCTTGATTGCCCCAGAGCTTAAGCAGCTTGGCTCTTTCCCTTCTTTAGGTCTCAACAGGCGTCCCCTTTGACCCCGAAAGCTTATCTACACAAAAGGGTTAAACGGCACTTTGACCAAGgtcagagggacagagggagatCTCTTGGGGTCTGATGTGTCACAAATTTTTATCCCCCACAAGAGCTAAGTAGAGGGTGCAGGGGGCAGACATGAGGTATGTATTACCTGCTGGTAAATGAATACCCTAAAGGGCAAGCGCAACATCACACAGAATGAGGGGCTAAAgggcagccattttgtttttattgaccttAGATGATTAATCTGAGAGAGAAAGGGGGTAATTACTGATTGGGTTTGCAAAGAGAGAGGTATAACCCCCAGTGTTCACTGGCATTCTcttcaatatttgttttgtaattaCCTTTTGCCTATATCTTGTTCTGATGGAGTTAATTATAACTCAATAACACAAAAGGATGATGTCAATAATGATGCTGGAAAAAACCATCGCGCCgactccatttacaaaacagcaTTCTTTGCATACGAGTCTTAACATTAGAAAGTGACTCCCCAGTCAGCTGATCTAATTGCCTGTATGTCTAGGGACCTAAGGAAAGGACGGCACAGATCGTACAGGCGAAAGTGAATTACACCGCAAAACCAATTAAAACAATAACACTGCCATTTCAATTTTCCTATGATGTGTAGGCTAAGTAAGCTGTCAGTCAGAGAGCATTAGGATCTGATTGAGGAAGAGGAAAAGCATATTAACTCTTCAGTAACgagggggaggggaggtggtGTGGGATGGGAGGGGTTTTGCTAATAAACCCTGAAAAGATTGGAAAGCCTAATCAATACTCAGGCACATAAAGATGTTCTCCTATGCCTTCACCTTGAACTCTGAACTGGGATGGAACTATCAAGATGTTGGAAAAGCCGGCGTTAACCCATTACTAGCCACAACAGGGAAGTGAGAATCTccactttattttaaatcattaatAATATGTGCAGATGGTAAGTGTGCTTACCTGGGGTTCCAGCAATCTCCACACTTAATGTGCGTTCAATGGTTTTGTTCTCAAACGGTGATCCCTTGTGGTCActggaagacaaaaaaaagggcGACTTTTTTACTCCTCAGGTGAACGTGAGAGAGGCTTTTGTGATCTAAGAAATGGAAATGAGTCACAAAAATGCCTCAACTTGGATTCTAGTCTGTTATCTTTGGCTCTCTTTGTAtttttctctgtggtttgttgttgcGTCTTTGCCTAGAATAATGTGGAAAAACTTCTCACACTTACTTTGGAGACTCTGGGGTCAAAGGAAGTGGCAAGGTGGTTGGTTTGGCTGCAGAACACAAAGGAGCATGGGTAATTATTGACCTAGGTATAACACTCATTGGCAGAAGAGAACAGGTCCACATTCTGCAACAATTAATCTCAAATTGGCTCATTAAATGCAATTATTACtacgaaaaaaaaacaaaacactcataCCTGGTTAGAAAGCCTTTCTATGGACACTAGTATAAAAACCATATATTTTTAGATTGACCCCGTTTTTACAATTAATTGTCTTAAAGATAGACTGTCCACTCTGTGAGGCAGGATGAAGTGATGGTACGGATTTCACAGGTGTCTAGACACAGACATACCCCGCTCAAGACAACAAACAGATCGAAAATGGAATAAGGACATAAAGAGACGATGCCACAAACAAGACACATGACAGTGGGTGAGCCCCTCTCTGgacaaaaataaagtcataatcGCATGCACCAACAgcagaggaggggaaaaaaagaaggaagaaaggagaGTCAAGGAAGCTTGTGCAGTTGCCCGAGGCTCTGGCCGACCTGTGCTCCAGCTAAGGGAACGTGGCTTTAGTACAGTAGCATGACGCTAAAGAGCAGCACCCGGGCTCTGAGTCTAAATGTACATATTCAGCACACTCAGCTCAATCAGCCAAAGATGGTTCAAGGGTCGACTTTATGAATACAAGACGTACAGTAGCAAGACAAGGCTCGCCCCTTTTCCCACCCcctccttttaaaaaacaaaaaaatctcactctatttaaatttaaaagaaTGCCTCCGGGACTAGCAAAAAGCATTGGCTAGCAGGCggtttgttgtcattgtttatgCCCTCAGAATGACTGTTAGATTCGAATTAGAATAGGGGTTAGTTGTGAAGTCAAACTGGGAAGTGGTTAGAgcaggagagggagaagagagagagcagagataaGGCCAGTGGGGGGGATGCAGTCATGATTACCTAACAACGGGAGGCCCTGGTCGTCGGGGTGCTCGCTGAGTGCCTGCCTGTGTGGGTGCCCTTGCCCTTGTATGATGCAGGGAGGGGCGGGCTCTGCAATTCTAGTATCTGGGAAGAGTGGGCCCTGTGAGAGCACCGCTGTGGGGCTGCCCGTGACatggtcatcatcatcatcatcatcatcaacaccatcatcatcatcatcatcatggtcAACATCCTCCCCATAGACCCCCTGGTTTAGCCACCCAAGGTCTAGTCCAAAGCCCATGTCTAGCCCTGAGTCTGGCTGGTTAACCCAGCTCTCTAGGTCTAACGCGAGAGGTGACAACAGGGACCCTGCGTCAGGCTCTTCAAGCTGACTTGCTCCCTGGATTCTACAATCAGTGGTCCCTCCcaactcttcctcctccacctttgAGGGAGCCTGTGCTGGGCTCTCAGACCTCCTACCTGCTGATTTGCTCTGAGTGCTGGGTAAGGGGGTGATCTTAGGTGGGAGTAGATGGGCTCGATACTGAGCGGGCCTCTGTTTGGAGGTGAGCAGCTGGCTAAGTAAGGGGTGCCCCGGCTTCTCATCTCTTTTCCTAATAGTCACTGTGATGTGCCTATGTGGTGCATGGCCGGCACCACTACTGTTTCTACGGCCTTGCCTGCCAAAGCCCTCACTAGCCTGAGTGGCGCCCGCAGCCTCTCGGCAATGCTCACAGCTGTGACTCACCTCTCGGGGAGGGAGGGAATAAGAATGCATATACCTAATAAACCTAGCGGCGGCCAGGCGGCCCACATCGCCTGGCGGCCTTCCTTCTTCACTGGGCGGCCCGTGCTCCAGTTTGGGGCAGGCATGGCCGCAGGTGGAGGTTCTGTGGCCGACAGGGATAGAAGCACCCTCCGACTCCTCAACCCCGTCATCGTGAGTGCAACGCTGCCACTTCCCAGCCCCAACACCAGCCACACTACACTCGCCTGCAGCCCGGCTCTCACCTCGCTGGTGATGCTGCTGcggcggctgctgctgctgctgctgatgttgttgttgttgttgttgagatGGCACAGATGACTTCTTCTTGGAGGTggtggaagaagaggaagaggaggtggaggagagggaggagaacgAGGAGGTGGATGACGAGGATGgcgaagaggaagaggaggaggcacCAAGACCCAGGCCACTCTTGTCCCTGCTACTGGCACCCCCCCAGGTGCTCTTGGCTTCACTGGCTTTGGTGTGGAGCAGGATGTCATCGGTGGCTGTTAGGtatttcagcagctctgtgcaaGGTCGCCTCACCGGGCGGTTCTGTTGGCTGGAGCCCCCTCTTGCTTTGCCATTCCAGGGGCTCGCCGTCTGTGCAACAcaataagacagagagagagagagagagagagggaaagtaaATTTGTTTGCTTAAATAAAAAGTTTTGCTCACTCTTGTTAGTACAGTGCAGTTGATCCAGTTGTGAGAAATGTTAAGTGCTTTATTtggcacaaaaataaaagttgagATGGAGCCAGAGAGAGGGACTCAGACAGCCTGAGAGCAGTGGTTGCCCAACTGTCTGGGAGGCGATGTTGGGAGTGCGGTCCGCCCATCATCTTAATTGTGTGGCCCTGCGAGCACCACCGCGCCACTCTGTACGCGCACCATGTCCTCCGGGAGTCCTCATTCGCTGTGCTCCAGAAATGGATGACTCAAAGGCACAGTATGAAAATAGACCATGTGAGGAAGGTTGACGCACTGCATGTGCAAACATAGTATGGGCAACACACACTAATctatgtctgtgttgtgtttaccACACAATCTGATCACATACAAGTGCTTTTTACATTTAGAGGATTTCAAACACTAGGGAGAGCATAAAACAAGtagacatttttttccccaaacaagAGCAAATGATCAAATGCTGTAAGCTGTAGATGACACGGAACATACAATATGTCACGTTCTGACTTGAAATGCAAACAGATTACTGAAATCACatactttatttattcacattCGTAAACCTATGATAGTTACACTGACTAAAATTAATCTTAATCAACTCCGCCCCGTTAGAAAAAAATCCTTTTGAGAGCCGTCTAATGAGAACATCAAGTCTGATATTTTGATCTTGTCGTCTCAAGGCATCAATCTCTCCCGCAAGAGTGCCTgtcgctgttttttttttctcctttttttcaaCAGGCACCATACCAAGGCGGATAAGTGGTGGAGCTAATGAGACAACGGTGCCGATGCCTCGCCTGGAAAGCCCAACAGCAATCAGCCTGTTTTCATTACGAGATGGCCCCCTGGGATGGCAGACTAGAGCAGTAGTCTAACATCTTCTAAAGGCGGCCACCAAAACAAGAaagtgtgagagggagagagaaaaagagcaaGAAACCAGACAGAGCAagaacagagtgagagagataaACAAACACtaacagaaaatgtgtgtaCAGGAGTGAAATAGCAGCAAGGCAGTGCGcgtatttgtgtgtgagtgtgtttgtgtgtgtccctaCCTTGACGACGGCAGGTGGTGGTCTGATCCGGTGGTTGCTGCTGGCTGCATGGTTCTGTGCCTTGCCACCTGTGTATTGATTATAGCTGAGCTGGGAGTTTGCGGGTGCCAGAAGGAGCTTCATCAGCTGCGAATGGACCCAAACAGAACAAGAGAAAGTGGTGAAGGAGGGGGAATTGAGCGTGGGTTGTGCAAATTACCATTTTCTTTCAATTAGACAGCCTTGTGCTTTGTAAGTGTACAAACAAAAGAGACCAATACTGCAGTTAGAAAAGATAAAAATCACTGACATATTTAAAAGATGAGAGATTTTTTAAGCAGTTTCTAGCATGTGGCAGAGCaagtcaagttttttttcctccctgtgCAGGTGTTTTTGTGTACACAAAGCCATGCTTCTCTAATGTGATTGAATAAACACACTCAGGCATGTGGCTAAAGGTCATTTGGAAGGGACCGGCATGAAATAAAATGGACTATAACtgaacataacataacattttagGTCAGAGCCTTAAAGTTAGAGAAAAGCCCAGATGGTATGGTTATGTGTGAAAATAAGAGCGCAAAGGTAAGCTGACTTCTCATCTGGAGACCTGACTTTGTGCCAAAAAAGATGGCTTGGGCACGGGAGGATTAGTCGAGACCCACTGAGAGTAGACGAGATGAGATGGatttctcccccccccccttacTTTCATTATGTGCCGGCTTGATTTCAGGGCCTGTGGCACTGTGTCAACCAAAGTTGGCCCCACCACAGTGTTCATATCATTGAATTGGCACCACAATAGCACTGTTATGTAATTAGCACTGAGCAGCAAACACACTGATCCATTCCATTTACTTCCTCCCCGCATCTGCATCTGTGCACGCTCTCACTGCACATACAGTGACTACACTGTGGCAAATGTGGCAAAGTGTGAAGTGGGCGTTGCCAAATACAGAAGTCTAGCAGACAAATGGCCACTTTTGCTGCCCAGTCTTGTTGAAGAGTCTTATCTAGTGTCTGCCATATACTGGCACAAAAGCAACAGTGTGCACAGGGTTGGAGGTCATGTCTCAGGAATAACATATGCTGTGACCCTGAAGTGGCGCTGATGGGGGAATCTCGAGAAGGATAAGCTGGTGGTCCTACCAGGGAAGGCTCCTCAGGCTCTGGGGTGCGCGGCGAGCCgtcaggggaggagggacaGCTCCGGTCACTGGCATTGGTCACGTCCCCATCTGCCAAGGCCTCAAATGAAGGCAATCCGTCCTCATCCACCGGGATGCTGTCCAGGGTCTCTGTAAGCACTGCCAGCAAGTTGGCCTCATTTTCTTCATCTATCTTCTTGGGGGAGGAGGGAAAGGGGGAAGACGGAGACAGCAAAATAAGAGAGACAAGAAAAATAGGACATTTTAGTCAGGAGAAGttgcatctcttttttttatcttccaGGGAAGTAAAGGTGGTGGGTGGTTGCATGCAGGCTTTCATTGTTAATAGAGTGGGAagattttttctcttttttttttttgcaagcagCATAGCTAGCTCTATTTTGGcagcctttttaaaaacaaaattctcTCCCTGTGCAAGTGAGTCAAGCCTGTCACTCATATTTTAAGCACGCAGCTTACTGGACCAAAATAATATCTCCCCCAAGAAACCCATTACCAGGGCTGACAAGTGGCAAGTATCTAGGGGAGACAGGAATGGGTCGGGGTGCACTGCGGTACGGAGGGGTTTGTTGGGGTAAGGGAAACAATGAGCGGAAGTtgactctcctctctcttcccccgCAGAATCGAGAGACGATCGGCTTGCCGACAAGATGTTTGCAAGCAATCCTCAGACAAGGCGAATTACCACCCGCTAATGCGAAATAAATgtgatatatttaaaatgttggcatgacAGCTGATGTTCACAATGGGCGGGAAGTTTGCATCAACAtttcatgaaaaataaagctTGTTCTTGCCACTCAGCTCCTCTTTGATGTACCAGAGGAGCTGTGTGCTTGCTGCAGCTGGCTGTTTAACGGCAGAGATTATAACTGTGTGTgagaaaaaagagacagagatgaaTATATGGATATGGATAGCAAGAGTGAGGGAGATGTGAGCTGCCAACTATTGACATCAGGGGTTCGCTGGGGATAATAACTATGCATGtatgtggaggaaaaaaacaagaatagAGAGAATAGATATTAGGAGTGAGAGGGATGCAGctcctgcttgtgtgtgtgtgtgcgcacaacTGTGCCTTTGCGCAGTGACAAGTGACAACAGGAACTGTAAGTTCCAGGGCCATAAAAGCCCAGGGGACTTTAAGACAGCGGAAAGATAAACAGCGTCGTCACCTCGGGATGTTCTGTGGCCAGCCCAACAAGAACAAATCCCTTTATGCACAGGGCAGGATTATCATCGCTCGGTGACGGCGTGTGGCCATCATTATGCCAAGGGGGCCACAAACCTCTCAGATACCAGCACTATACCTCAGAAGACTCAGATCCCCACATGCACAAAATTCACCCACCCACTTGTTTCTGTCTACCCCACTGATTTCACATAATTACACGCCCACCATGGATGGCACTTTTGGAGCTGGTTTGGATTTACCAATGAGATAGCAGTCATTTTAATGCCACCCCCCCCTTTCCAATTTTCATTTATAGATGACACAGATATCATAGACGttcagttagctagctaacagtgaGGAAAACGTTAATCTGATGTTCATTGAGTAGATTTTCTCCTAACAACATGAGCACTCAGTCAttattaaaaaatgataaaggggACATATTTCACAGAGATAACACGACGTAGACTGGGGGCCATGCCGCATTGGCAAGCAAATGCCTTGCAGGAAATTGCTCTGTATGAGGTGGCATGCTGTTTAATTACTTGCAAGGAGCTTCAAATCCACTGTGCTGGAACCCTATGCCACTGAAATGTTCCCCATTTTGCAGCATCCCAAGTTATTACCTGAGCACTAAGCGGGTAGGTATTAACTGCTGATAAAGCCGGA harbors:
- the ppargc1a gene encoding peroxisome proliferator-activated receptor gamma coactivator 1-alpha isoform X5, with the protein product MAWDRCNQDSVWRELECAALVGEDQPLCPDLPELDLSELDVSDLDADSFLGGLKWYSDQSEIISTQYGNDASSLFEKIDEENEANLLAVLTETLDSIPVDEDGLPSFEALADGDVTNASDRSCPSSPDGSPRTPEPEEPSLLMKLLLAPANSQLSYNQYTGGKAQNHAASSNHRIRPPPAVVKTASPWNGKARGGSSQQNRPVRRPCTELLKYLTATDDILLHTKASEAKSTWGGASSRDKSGLGLGASSSSSSPSSSSTSSFSSLSSTSSSSSSTTSKKKSSVPSQQQQQQHQQQQQQPPQQHHQRGESRAAGECSVAGVGAGKWQRCTHDDGVEESEGASIPVGHRTSTCGHACPKLEHGPPSEEGRPPGDVGRLAAARFIRYMHSYSLPPREVSHSCEHCREAAGATQASEGFGRQGRRNSSGAGHAPHRHITVTIRKRDEKPGHPLLSQLLTSKQRPAQYRAHLLPPKITPLPSTQSKSAGRRSESPAQAPSKVEEEELGGTTDCRIQGASQLEEPDAGSLLSPLALDLESWVNQPDSGLDMGFGLDLGWLNQGVYGEDVDHDDDDDDGVDDDDDDDDHVTGSPTAVLSQGPLFPDTRIAEPAPPCIIQGQGHPHRQALSEHPDDQGLPLLAKPTTLPLPLTPESPNDHKGSPFENKTIERTLSVEIAGTPGLTPPTTPPHKASQENPFKASLKTKLSSCSSSALACKRARLSELGPGALAPAPGASGGGPTRKGPEQTELYAQLSKASTTLPYSVTQHTVGGGLEEHPSTSNNKRAAPRGYSDHDYCQARAKKDGSTATVTMTTAAEMTATSGATAAPMPTAGKAEDRHVECKDSAMPPSSSSSSSCSPSSASSGPLAKQQNVASVNGEAARVQELGKQTLTQTTQIPSQEANTDWDQQHSSAISRKLLCDQEIRAELNKHFGHPLHALYNQGGQEREPGSKPSKAAAPKSLEEGENGYYPQRLAGSSYLHPGFLPFQDELELGEGRESRFLYPWEGTPLELLFDCPPCSPSCSPPSSCSPSRGSVSPPSSLLLSPSRPFCWTSSGSRSRSRSYSGSRSSSSHYRRRSLSSSPDRRPSSWSRHNTDSSTFRSRTHKSPHTQSRSPLSRRPRYDSYEEYQHERLKREEYRRDYEKREFERAEQRERQRQKAIEERRVVYVGRLRSDCTRTELKRRFEVFGEIEECAVNLRDDGDNFGFITYRYTCDAFAALENGHTLRRSNEPQFELCFGGQKQFCKSHYTDLDSHSDDFDPASTKSKYDSMDFDSLLREAQRSLRR
- the ppargc1a gene encoding peroxisome proliferator-activated receptor gamma coactivator 1-alpha isoform X3, translated to MAWDRCNQDSVWRELECAALVGEDQPLCPDLPELDLSELDVSDLDADSFLGGLKWYSDQSEIISTQYGNDASSLFEIDEENEANLLAVLTETLDSIPVDEDGLPSFEALADGDVTNASDRSCPSSPDGSPRTPEPEEPSLLMKLLLAPANSQLSYNQYTGGKAQNHAASSNHRIRPPPAVVKTASPWNGKARGGSSQQNRPVRRPCTELLKYLTATDDILLHTKASEAKSTWGGASSRDKSGLGLGASSSSSSPSSSSTSSFSSLSSTSSSSSSTTSKKKSSVPSQQQQQQHQQQQQQPPQQHHQRGESRAAGECSVAGVGAGKWQRCTHDDGVEESEGASIPVGHRTSTCGHACPKLEHGPPSEEGRPPGDVGRLAAARFIRYMHSYSLPPREVSHSCEHCREAAGATQASEGFGRQGRRNSSGAGHAPHRHITVTIRKRDEKPGHPLLSQLLTSKQRPAQYRAHLLPPKITPLPSTQSKSAGRRSESPAQAPSKVEEEELGGTTDCRIQGASQLEEPDAGSLLSPLALDLESWVNQPDSGLDMGFGLDLGWLNQGVYGEDVDHDDDDDDGVDDDDDDDDHVTGSPTAVLSQGPLFPDTRIAEPAPPCIIQGQGHPHRQALSEHPDDQGLPLLAKPTTLPLPLTPESPNDHKGSPFENKTIERTLSVEIAGTPGLTPPTTPPHKASQENPFKASLKTKLSSCSSSALACKRARLSELGPGALAPAPGASGGGPTRKGPEQTELYAQLSKASTTLPYSVTQHTVGGGLEEHPSTSNNKRAAPRGYSDHDYCQARAKKDGSTATVTMTTAAEMTATSGATAAPMPTAGKAEDRHVECKDSAMPPSSSSSSSCSPSSASSGPLAKQQNVASVNGEAARVQELGKQTLTQTTQIPSQEANTDWDQQHSSAISRKLLCDQEIRAELNKHFGHPLHALYNQGGQEREPGSKPSKAAAPKSLEEGENGYYPQRLAGSSYLHPGFLPFQDELELGEGRESRFLYPWEGTPLELLFDCPPCSPSCSPPSSCSPSRGSVSPPSSLLLSPSRPFCWTSSGSRSRSRSYSGSRSSSSHYRRRSLSSSPDRRPSSWSRHNTDSSTFRSRTHKSPHTQSRSPLSRRPRYDSYEEYQHERLKREEYRRDYEKREFERAEQRERQRQKAIEERRVVYVGRLRSDCTRTELKRRFEVFGEIEECAVNLRDDGDNFGFITYRYTCDAFAALENGHTLRRSNEPQFELCFGGQKQFCKSHYTDLDSHSDDFDPASTKSKYDSMDFDSLLREAQRSLRR
- the ppargc1a gene encoding peroxisome proliferator-activated receptor gamma coactivator 1-alpha isoform X10, which codes for MAWDRCNQDSVWRELECAALVGEDQPLCPDLPELDLSELDVSDLDADSFLGGLKWYSDQSEIISTQYGNDASSLFEKIDEENEANLLAVLTETLDSIPVDEDGLPSFEALADGDVTNASDRSCPSSPDGSPRTPEPEEPSLLMKLLLAPANSQLSYNQYTGGKAQNHAASSNHRIRPPPAVVKTASPWNGKARGGSSQQNRPVRRPCTELLKYLTATDDILLHTKASEAKSTWGGASSRDKSGLGLGASSSSSSPSSSSTSSFSSLSSTSSSSSSTTSKKKSSVPSQQQQQQHQQQQQQPPQQHHQRGESRAAGECSVAGVGAGKWQRCTHDDGVEESEGASIPVGHRTSTCGHACPKLEHGPPSEEGRPPGDVGRLAAARFISDHKGSPFENKTIERTLSVEIAGTPGLTPPTTPPHKASQENPFKASLKTKLSSCSSSALACKRARLSELGPGALAPAPGASGGGPTRKGPEQTELYAQLSKASTTLPYSVTQHTVGGGLEEHPSTSNNKRAAPRGYSDHDYCQARAKKDGSTATVTMTTAAEMTATSGATAAPMPTAGKAEDRHVECKDSAMPPSSSSSSSCSPSSASSGPLAKQQNVASVNGEAARVQELGKQTLTQTTQIPSQEANTDWDQQHSSAISRKLLCDQEIRAELNKHFGHPLHALYNQGGQEREPGSKPSKAAAPKSLEEGENGYYPQRLAGSSYLHPGFLPFQDELELGEGRESRFLYPWEGTPLELLFDCPPCSPSCSPPSSCSPSRGSVSPPSSLLLSPSRPFCWTSSGSRSRSRSYSGSRSSSSHYRRRSLSSSPDRRPSSWSRHNTDSSTFRSRTHKSPHTQSRSPLSRRPRYDSYEEYQHERLKREEYRRDYEKREFERAEQRERQRQKAIEERRVVYVGRLRSDCTRTELKRRFEVFGEIEECAVNLRDDGDNFGFITYRYTCDAFAALENGHTLRRSNEPQFELCFGGQKQFCKSHYTDLDSHSDDFDPASTKSKYDSMDFDSLLREAQRSLRR